Proteins encoded within one genomic window of Nitrospiraceae bacterium:
- a CDS encoding oligopeptide transporter, OPT family, which yields MPDAKAVTDPPDRPANRPVVSASEHLPEITPKAVILSVILAAVLAGANAYLGLFAGMTVSASIPAAVVSMAVLRLFRQSNILENNIVQTAASSGEALAAGVIFTVPALVLVGHWTTFDYWQTTMVSLVGGVLGVLFTIPLRRALIVHARLQFPEGVATAEVLKVGAKTDTGSDSRVRTLAVAAGLAGLFKFAEGGLKLWSDSLEGVVQLGRSTWYGGLNLSPALLAVGYIVGLNTALVVFLGGVLGWLLILPFYQLVAPPPDTMTGIASARATWSGQIRYVGIGAMLVGGIWTLIQVRSPVMESLRSLAGLYRRANSSGFQEPDLRTERDAGAGWIATLTVLSVLPLIWLYSHILGNLWGGLGLALVMAVAAFLFSSVAGYMAGLVGSSSNPVSGVTIATIMLASLFLLLFLGQGNPMGPPAALLVGAVVCCAAAMGGDNLQDLKTGHLVGATPWKQQIMQVIGVATGAVVIVPVLSLLQAKYGIGDVTDAHPHPLSAPQATLMANLARGVFGGSVPWHLVGFGAVVGILVITVDLRLQGQESRFRLPVLAVALGMYLPFKLSVTIVLGGLISEYRTRRAIREEEREEADLGLLAAAGLVTGEALVGILLALPIALAGIWPALSGDPFQIFREPPLSGWPGLLAMLLIAGWLIRTALENTRTTDRG from the coding sequence ATGCCGGATGCGAAGGCTGTGACCGACCCACCGGACCGCCCGGCGAACCGCCCCGTGGTTTCCGCCTCCGAGCACCTGCCTGAAATCACGCCCAAAGCCGTAATCCTATCCGTAATCCTGGCGGCCGTGCTCGCCGGCGCGAATGCCTATTTGGGACTGTTTGCCGGTATGACCGTATCTGCCTCGATCCCGGCGGCCGTAGTTTCCATGGCCGTACTCCGCCTCTTTCGGCAATCGAATATTCTAGAGAACAACATCGTCCAAACCGCAGCTTCCTCCGGCGAGGCCCTAGCCGCCGGCGTCATTTTTACCGTCCCAGCCCTGGTGCTCGTGGGCCATTGGACGACGTTTGATTATTGGCAGACAACGATGGTCTCGCTGGTCGGTGGGGTGCTAGGCGTGCTCTTCACGATTCCATTGCGACGCGCCTTGATCGTGCACGCCCGGCTACAGTTTCCGGAAGGGGTTGCCACCGCCGAGGTGCTCAAAGTCGGCGCCAAGACCGATACCGGTAGTGACAGCCGAGTCCGTACCCTCGCGGTCGCAGCGGGACTCGCAGGGTTGTTTAAGTTCGCGGAAGGCGGGCTCAAACTTTGGAGCGACTCGCTCGAAGGCGTGGTCCAACTCGGCCGTTCGACCTGGTATGGAGGATTGAACCTATCTCCCGCGCTCCTCGCGGTCGGATACATTGTCGGTCTCAATACAGCCCTAGTCGTATTCCTCGGTGGGGTGCTCGGCTGGCTTCTGATCCTGCCATTCTATCAACTGGTTGCGCCTCCTCCGGACACAATGACAGGAATCGCTTCGGCACGAGCGACGTGGAGCGGACAGATTCGCTATGTTGGGATCGGGGCGATGCTCGTAGGCGGGATCTGGACCCTCATCCAAGTCCGCAGCCCAGTCATGGAAAGCTTAAGGAGCTTGGCCGGACTGTACCGCAGGGCCAATTCAAGCGGTTTCCAGGAACCAGATCTCCGAACCGAACGGGATGCCGGTGCCGGCTGGATCGCAACCTTGACCGTTCTTTCTGTTCTGCCGCTCATCTGGCTCTACAGCCACATCCTCGGGAATCTTTGGGGCGGACTCGGGCTGGCACTCGTGATGGCAGTGGCGGCATTTCTTTTTTCGTCGGTCGCCGGCTACATGGCTGGCTTGGTCGGCAGCTCGAGCAATCCGGTCTCCGGGGTCACGATTGCCACGATCATGCTGGCCTCGCTGTTTCTTTTGTTGTTCCTGGGACAAGGCAATCCCATGGGACCGCCGGCAGCCCTCCTAGTAGGGGCGGTCGTGTGTTGCGCCGCGGCGATGGGCGGAGACAATCTTCAAGACCTCAAGACCGGCCATCTGGTCGGCGCCACACCTTGGAAACAACAGATTATGCAAGTGATTGGGGTGGCCACCGGAGCGGTGGTGATTGTTCCAGTCCTTTCATTGCTTCAAGCGAAATACGGCATCGGAGACGTCACCGATGCACACCCGCACCCGCTCAGCGCCCCCCAGGCCACATTAATGGCGAATCTGGCACGAGGGGTCTTTGGTGGCTCCGTCCCGTGGCACCTGGTCGGTTTCGGAGCCGTGGTCGGCATTCTGGTGATTACAGTGGATCTGCGCTTGCAGGGACAGGAAAGCCGGTTTCGCCTGCCGGTACTGGCCGTCGCGCTTGGAATGTACCTACCGTTCAAGCTATCCGTCACTATCGTCCTCGGTGGCCTCATTTCAGAATACCGAACACGTCGAGCTATACGAGAAGAGGAACGGGAGGAGGCAGACCTTGGCTTGCTCGCTGCTGCGGGGCTGGTGACAGGGGAGGCGTTGGTCGGTATTCTCCTGGCCCTTCCTATTGCTCTAGCTGGTATTTGGCCCGCACTCTCGGGTGACCCATTCCAGATCTTTCGTGAGCCGCCCTTGAGCGGATGGCCCGGCTTGCTGGCCATGCTGCTGATCGCGGGTTGGCTGATTAGAACTGCCCTGGAGAATACTCGAACCACTGACCGTGGATGA
- a CDS encoding type II toxin-antitoxin system VapC family toxin, with protein sequence MPYYYFDSTALVKRYSMERGTRVVNKLMVKRGKVAILPMWTVTEFYSALSVRAQQGEITRDDCYSVMYKFEMESTQGLYQFISPTMQTYLAAKELLLDYPALRSMQLLHLALALELKPLRLTVVSADKQLLAACRPTGLHIINPEDD encoded by the coding sequence ATGCCGTACTACTACTTCGATTCTACCGCGTTGGTGAAACGCTACAGCATGGAACGCGGAACCCGCGTCGTGAATAAACTGATGGTCAAGCGGGGAAAGGTCGCAATCCTCCCGATGTGGACTGTGACCGAGTTTTACTCGGCGCTCTCGGTACGGGCCCAACAGGGAGAAATCACCCGGGACGACTGCTATTCCGTCATGTACAAGTTTGAAATGGAATCGACCCAGGGGCTCTACCAATTTATCTCACCGACGATGCAGACGTACCTGGCCGCGAAGGAGTTGCTCCTGGACTACCCGGCGCTCCGCTCGATGCAGTTGCTGCACCTGGCGCTGGCCTTGGAATTGAAGCCGCTTCGCCTCACGGTCGTGAGTGCCGATAAGCAACTCTTGGCCGCCTGCCGGCCGACCGGACTCCACATCATCAATCCGGAAGACGATTGA
- a CDS encoding DUF5615 family PIN-like protein, whose protein sequence is MNFLIDAQLPPALSRLIISLGHGAVHVEEIGILLATDQTIWNYAVSNAQVIVT, encoded by the coding sequence ATGAACTTCCTGATTGACGCTCAGCTCCCTCCAGCATTATCTCGTCTTATCATATCTCTCGGCCATGGAGCCGTTCACGTCGAAGAAATAGGCATACTCCTCGCAACGGACCAGACGATCTGGAACTACGCCGTTTCCAATGCCCAGGTCATTGTCACAAA
- a CDS encoding LPP20 family lipoprotein, which produces MTDSITHNKLTLAVICLMASTLLLIGCGGKPRPTWVDGQSAEFPSSQYLIGLGQADSRQQATEQAYAAVSRIFKAEITAQAKDWESYLVVEQRGQTSTERRLTLDNVTQVTTDKVLENVLVLDTWFDQKKRQYYALAGMNRAQAEASMVERLNELDRTIQTEVTDAHQAQDKLTRVRNLKRATKNLVLREAYNTDLRVIRSSGQGTPASFRVAELTGELEQFLASNLRLAVEMTGDQAEPVERALIEGLAREGFSMVGRDNAGAPELLIKGTVRLWSLDVKDPQFRYVRWCTDAVIEDLPARRLIGAVSKGGKEGHITEKEAQAKAVRVMQQEFSSELAHAIAGYIYGEAELPTSSGTPPGCPRDQAPPHPMPN; this is translated from the coding sequence ATGACGGATTCCATCACACACAACAAACTGACCCTGGCGGTGATCTGCCTGATGGCCTCAACGCTGCTCCTGATAGGCTGCGGCGGCAAGCCGCGCCCAACGTGGGTGGATGGACAGAGCGCCGAATTCCCAAGCAGCCAGTATCTGATCGGCCTGGGCCAAGCAGATTCGCGTCAACAGGCCACGGAGCAGGCCTATGCCGCCGTCTCCCGGATCTTCAAAGCGGAAATCACCGCCCAAGCTAAAGACTGGGAATCCTACCTGGTGGTCGAACAGCGGGGACAGACCAGCACGGAACGACGGCTGACACTCGACAACGTCACGCAGGTCACGACGGACAAGGTCCTGGAAAATGTCCTGGTGCTCGACACCTGGTTTGACCAAAAGAAACGACAGTATTATGCTCTGGCCGGGATGAACCGCGCGCAAGCGGAAGCGTCGATGGTGGAACGGTTGAATGAGCTCGACCGGACCATCCAGACGGAGGTGACCGATGCACACCAAGCCCAGGACAAACTCACCCGTGTGCGAAATTTGAAACGGGCCACCAAGAATCTCGTGCTGCGTGAAGCCTATAACACCGATCTACGGGTGATTCGATCCAGCGGGCAGGGCACCCCCGCATCGTTTCGTGTGGCGGAACTGACCGGCGAGTTGGAACAGTTCCTGGCCTCCAATCTTCGTCTCGCGGTCGAGATGACCGGAGACCAGGCAGAACCCGTCGAACGCGCGCTCATCGAAGGACTGGCCCGCGAAGGCTTCTCGATGGTGGGACGCGACAATGCGGGCGCCCCGGAACTGCTCATAAAGGGAACCGTCCGGCTCTGGTCCCTCGATGTGAAAGATCCCCAATTCCGGTACGTCCGCTGGTGCACCGATGCCGTGATCGAGGACTTGCCGGCCCGGCGCCTGATCGGCGCCGTCTCCAAGGGCGGCAAAGAAGGCCACATTACGGAAAAGGAAGCACAGGCGAAGGCCGTACGCGTGATGCAGCAGGAGTTTTCGTCCGAGTTGGCACATGCCATTGCGGGCTACATCTACGGCGAGGCTGAGTTGCCGACATCTTCAGGCACACCTCCCGGATGCCCGAGAGACCAGGCCCCACCACACCCGATGCCCAACTAG
- a CDS encoding class I SAM-dependent rRNA methyltransferase — MQSTPTARIRLSPQRDTSKYHGHLWVFDGQVAEVSGSPAAGDVVDVFSARKQFLGRGFYNPNSKIRVRLLTFREEPLDEAFFAARLQTAVALRRIVAPGTTACRLVYGESDLLPGLVVDRFGNTAVMQVLGYGMDLRKELLGDLLLQEGGVEHVYLRNDAKSRTLEGLPLGKGFLRGSCDTTIKIREGSARFLVDIAEGQKTGWFCDQRDNRIAAAALAHDRTVLEVFSHTGAFGIQAALAGARSVEGLDVSAAAVGLAARHAALNGVEERCRYRQADAFEELRLLERSETRYQMLILDPPAFARSKHAIPHALAGYKEVNLRGLKLLEPGGFLVSCSCSHPIDDQDFWTMLQSAARDAGRQLRLIEQRGQAPDHPILAGMPETRYLKCYILQVF, encoded by the coding sequence TTGCAATCGACACCGACCGCTCGCATTCGTCTTTCCCCGCAACGCGACACATCGAAATATCATGGCCACCTGTGGGTCTTCGACGGACAGGTAGCGGAGGTATCGGGCTCACCAGCCGCCGGTGATGTCGTCGACGTGTTCTCCGCCCGAAAGCAGTTTCTCGGCCGTGGGTTCTACAACCCCAATTCGAAGATCCGCGTTCGCCTGTTGACCTTCCGCGAGGAGCCTCTGGATGAGGCCTTCTTTGCCGCCCGATTACAAACTGCGGTGGCCCTCCGCCGGATCGTGGCCCCCGGGACGACGGCCTGCCGCCTGGTCTATGGAGAAAGCGATTTGTTGCCGGGACTCGTGGTGGATCGCTTCGGTAACACGGCCGTCATGCAGGTGCTCGGGTACGGCATGGATCTACGGAAGGAACTGCTGGGTGATCTCCTGCTGCAAGAAGGCGGGGTCGAGCACGTCTACCTGCGCAACGACGCAAAGAGCCGAACCCTTGAAGGGCTCCCTCTTGGAAAAGGGTTCTTGCGCGGCTCATGCGACACTACAATCAAAATCCGGGAGGGTTCGGCCAGGTTCTTGGTCGATATCGCAGAAGGGCAGAAAACGGGGTGGTTCTGTGACCAGCGCGACAACCGAATCGCCGCCGCCGCCCTTGCCCATGACCGGACCGTACTTGAGGTCTTCAGCCATACCGGCGCATTCGGTATCCAGGCCGCGCTTGCCGGCGCCCGATCCGTCGAGGGACTCGACGTCAGCGCTGCCGCTGTGGGACTGGCTGCTCGACACGCGGCCCTCAATGGAGTCGAGGAACGGTGCCGCTACCGACAGGCGGATGCCTTCGAAGAACTCCGCCTGCTGGAGCGGAGCGAGACCCGCTACCAGATGCTCATTCTAGATCCACCCGCGTTCGCTCGGAGCAAACACGCGATTCCCCACGCATTGGCCGGCTATAAGGAAGTAAACCTGCGTGGATTGAAGCTGCTCGAGCCGGGAGGTTTTCTCGTGAGTTGCTCGTGCTCACACCCGATCGACGATCAAGACTTTTGGACGATGCTCCAATCAGCCGCACGTGATGCGGGCCGGCAACTGCGCTTGATCGAGCAACGTGGCCAAGCGCCGGACCATCCGATTCTGGCCGGCATGCCCGAGACGCGCTACCTTAAATGCTACATCCTCCAGGTATTCTGA
- a CDS encoding glycosyl transferase — protein sequence MSDFHQNGLVTVLHRLGKPNLEHLEKELERHASANPIALVLPSLYSELENPALKHIVQVLKDITYVNEIVVSLDRASALEFRLAKQFFSVLPQRVRIVWNDGSRIQNILKLLSLSEIDTGLQGKGRGCWMAFGYVLARGESNVIALHDCDILSYNREYLARLCYPIVNTNLGYEFCKGYYSRVTDRLHGRVTRLYLTPLIRSLQQVAGAHPLLTFLDSFRYPLAGEFAMVRDLAWINRIPGDWGLEVGVLSEVYRNCALRRICQADIADAYEHKHQILSPDNADQGLQKMCVDITKSLFRNLASEGVVLSEAVLKALRATYLQAAQEAITRYQNDAAINSLQFDRHEERSAVEVFLKGMKLATESFLEDPLGVPMISNWSRVTGAIPDIFDRLIDAVERDYEWDPVGSRTEAGGPITTTV from the coding sequence ATGTCGGATTTTCATCAAAACGGGTTGGTTACCGTGCTCCACAGGCTCGGGAAGCCGAATCTCGAGCATTTGGAAAAGGAATTGGAGCGGCATGCCTCGGCCAATCCGATCGCACTGGTCCTCCCCTCCCTCTATTCGGAGTTGGAGAATCCTGCGCTCAAGCACATCGTCCAAGTCCTGAAAGACATCACCTACGTGAACGAGATCGTCGTCTCCTTGGACCGGGCTTCGGCGCTGGAGTTTCGGCTGGCCAAGCAGTTCTTCTCCGTTTTGCCGCAGCGTGTCCGCATTGTCTGGAATGACGGCTCTCGGATCCAAAATATCCTGAAACTGCTGTCTCTGAGTGAGATCGACACGGGTCTGCAAGGTAAGGGACGCGGCTGCTGGATGGCCTTCGGCTATGTCTTGGCGCGAGGCGAGAGCAACGTCATCGCCCTGCATGACTGCGACATCCTAAGTTACAACCGCGAATACCTCGCGCGACTTTGTTACCCGATCGTCAACACGAACTTAGGCTACGAGTTTTGCAAAGGGTATTACAGTCGAGTCACCGATCGTCTGCACGGCCGGGTGACGAGACTCTATCTCACCCCGCTGATTCGTAGCCTCCAGCAAGTGGCGGGTGCCCATCCTCTCCTGACCTTCCTCGACAGTTTCCGCTATCCGCTGGCGGGGGAATTCGCGATGGTGCGCGATTTGGCTTGGATCAACAGAATTCCGGGTGACTGGGGTTTGGAAGTCGGTGTGCTCTCGGAGGTCTACAGAAACTGTGCTCTCCGGCGGATTTGTCAGGCGGACATCGCCGATGCCTACGAACACAAGCATCAGATTCTGTCGCCGGACAACGCCGACCAAGGCCTCCAGAAAATGTGCGTGGACATTACGAAGTCCCTGTTCCGTAACCTGGCCAGTGAGGGCGTAGTATTGTCGGAAGCGGTGCTCAAGGCCTTGCGCGCCACCTACCTCCAAGCAGCGCAGGAGGCCATCACTCGGTATCAAAACGACGCGGCGATCAACAGCCTGCAGTTCGACCGGCACGAGGAACGCAGCGCAGTGGAGGTCTTTTTGAAAGGTATGAAGCTCGCGACCGAGAGCTTCCTGGAAGACCCCCTCGGGGTGCCGATGATTTCCAATTGGAGTCGTGTGACCGGCGCCATCCCGGACATCTTCGACCGTCTGATCGACGCAGTGGAGCGGGATTACGAATGGGATCCGGTCGGAAGCCGTACGGAGGCCGGCGGTCCCATCACGACCACTGTCTAG
- a CDS encoding alpha-keto acid decarboxylase family protein gives MTTRTIGTAVLDRLHQLGVRHIFGIPGDYVLGFYKLLESSPIQHIGTTREDCAGFAADAYARINGIGALCVTYCVGGLNTVNAIACAYAERSPVVLITGSPGLSERARNPYLHHMVREFSTQREVFEKMTVAAVSLEDPITAQREMDRAFAALLRYRRPIYLEIPRDMVHVPLPDHTASKRLEDEPTDPAALAEAIAEVRTMLESAKRPVILAGAEVGRFGLTDELIRLVERLNVPIASTLLGKSIIHEDHPLYVGVYSGLVAREEVKEFVNQTDCLLILGSILSDVEDLDAHSSLFSDGHTIHATADRVAIKHHRYDSIRFEDFVKGLANASLKSFPAPSLPAPSKPEEPLPPAQASVTLNGVFRHLDTVLDEHTLVIADVGESLFASVDLHVHRRFEFLSPAYYTSMGFAVPAAIGAGFADASLRPIVLVGDGAFQMTGSELSTAVRYRQAPVVIVLNNRGYSTEREIMEGPFNDIPDWRYERVCELVGGGQGVRVATQGEFVQALGKALGDATQPYVINVLLDPADRSPAMTRLAKRLAKRLSTDRP, from the coding sequence ATGACCACACGCACGATCGGGACCGCTGTTCTGGATCGGCTTCATCAACTGGGGGTACGGCACATCTTCGGAATCCCCGGTGACTATGTCCTCGGTTTCTATAAACTCTTGGAATCCTCTCCCATTCAACATATCGGCACGACCCGGGAAGACTGTGCGGGCTTTGCCGCGGATGCTTATGCGCGGATCAACGGGATCGGAGCCCTGTGCGTCACCTATTGCGTCGGCGGGCTCAATACGGTCAACGCGATCGCCTGCGCCTATGCGGAACGGTCGCCGGTGGTGCTCATTACCGGATCGCCCGGACTCTCGGAGCGCGCGCGCAATCCCTATCTGCATCATATGGTGCGAGAGTTCTCCACCCAGCGCGAGGTATTCGAAAAAATGACCGTTGCGGCGGTCAGTCTCGAAGACCCCATCACCGCGCAACGGGAGATGGATCGAGCCTTTGCGGCCCTGTTGCGGTATCGCCGCCCCATCTATTTGGAGATCCCGCGAGACATGGTGCACGTGCCGCTGCCGGACCACACGGCGTCGAAAAGGCTGGAAGACGAACCGACGGATCCCGCCGCCTTGGCGGAGGCGATTGCCGAGGTGCGGACCATGCTGGAGAGTGCCAAACGTCCGGTGATTCTTGCAGGCGCCGAGGTCGGTCGATTTGGCCTGACCGATGAATTGATTCGTTTGGTCGAACGACTCAACGTGCCTATTGCGTCAACACTCTTGGGCAAGTCTATTATTCACGAAGATCATCCGTTGTATGTCGGGGTCTACAGTGGGTTGGTGGCGCGCGAGGAAGTCAAAGAGTTTGTGAATCAAACCGACTGTCTCTTGATCCTTGGGTCGATTCTGTCCGACGTCGAAGACCTGGACGCGCACTCCTCGCTGTTCTCGGATGGCCATACGATCCATGCCACGGCAGATCGCGTGGCCATCAAGCACCACCGTTACGATTCCATTCGATTTGAAGACTTTGTGAAGGGGCTGGCCAATGCTTCATTGAAATCCTTCCCCGCCCCGTCCCTGCCTGCTCCATCCAAGCCGGAGGAACCGCTTCCCCCTGCGCAGGCATCGGTCACCCTCAATGGGGTGTTTCGACATCTGGATACGGTGCTGGACGAGCATACGCTGGTCATTGCCGATGTCGGCGAATCCTTGTTCGCCTCGGTCGATCTTCACGTACATCGGCGATTCGAATTTCTTTCCCCCGCCTATTACACTTCCATGGGGTTTGCAGTGCCGGCTGCCATTGGGGCGGGATTTGCCGATGCCAGCCTCCGTCCGATTGTCCTTGTCGGCGACGGGGCATTCCAAATGACCGGGAGCGAACTGTCTACGGCTGTGCGATACCGGCAGGCTCCGGTTGTGATCGTACTGAATAATCGGGGCTATTCGACGGAACGCGAGATAATGGAAGGGCCTTTTAATGATATCCCCGATTGGCGGTATGAGCGTGTGTGCGAGTTGGTCGGCGGCGGCCAGGGGGTCCGCGTGGCCACCCAAGGAGAATTCGTCCAGGCCTTGGGGAAGGCCCTCGGGGATGCGACCCAACCCTATGTCATCAATGTGTTACTGGACCCGGCCGACCGTTCCCCTGCCATGACCAGACTAGCCAAACGCTTGGCGAAGCGACTTTCCACCGACCGGCCTTAG
- a CDS encoding DUF1778 domain-containing protein — protein MEAAASLSNRSVNEFVRESALSRTHEMLADRRTFLLSQSKWAEFQAALDAPTRHNPRIQRLLTEPGFFDADPSSAMAEKH, from the coding sequence TTGGAAGCCGCTGCCTCTTTGTCCAATCGTTCCGTGAATGAGTTTGTCCGGGAGAGTGCCTTGTCTCGTACTCATGAAATGCTGGCCGATCGTCGTACGTTCCTCTTGAGTCAGTCCAAGTGGGCTGAGTTTCAAGCCGCTCTGGATGCTCCCACTCGCCACAACCCCCGTATACAGCGTCTCTTGACCGAGCCGGGATTCTTTGACGCTGATCCTTCTTCTGCAATGGCAGAGAAACATTGA
- a CDS encoding RNA methyltransferase: protein MSDLRPIPRTQASYILELLKVRRTRDRERVFVLEGAKPILELVEHVPQKIVTLVLSPTFLERQSPAMQDRLLSGPYQTYMSPDTRFAQLSDVESPAGILAIVRQPHWDEAAILSRKTILGLYGDRLQDPTNLGTIVRTAAGLGLDALWLSPNSVDVFNPKVVRATAGTLFHLPIFQRTELGALLSDGMTVVTADSQTTGSKPIRNWRSRHAKTLLAIGSESEGLSPTVRSHAHLSITIPLNKWVESLNVAAAAAIVLYHASSLPIEE from the coding sequence TTGTCGGACCTGCGCCCCATCCCACGTACCCAAGCTTCCTACATTCTTGAGCTCCTGAAGGTCAGGCGCACTCGGGACCGTGAGCGGGTCTTCGTCTTGGAAGGTGCCAAGCCGATTCTCGAACTGGTCGAACATGTTCCTCAGAAAATTGTCACACTCGTTCTCTCACCCACCTTCCTCGAGCGCCAGTCTCCAGCCATGCAAGATCGCTTGCTGAGCGGCCCATATCAGACATATATGAGCCCAGACACACGCTTTGCGCAGTTGTCCGATGTGGAGTCCCCGGCAGGTATCCTAGCCATCGTGCGGCAGCCTCACTGGGACGAGGCTGCAATTCTCAGCCGCAAAACGATTCTAGGACTGTATGGGGACCGCTTACAGGACCCCACCAATCTGGGAACGATTGTTCGAACAGCAGCTGGTTTGGGGCTGGATGCCCTCTGGCTGTCACCGAATTCCGTCGATGTCTTCAATCCGAAAGTCGTTCGGGCTACGGCGGGTACGTTGTTTCACCTTCCCATTTTTCAACGAACGGAACTCGGAGCGCTTCTGTCCGATGGCATGACAGTCGTTACCGCCGATAGTCAAACCACTGGCAGCAAGCCAATCCGAAACTGGAGAAGCAGACATGCCAAGACGTTGCTAGCCATTGGAAGCGAAAGCGAAGGCCTCTCACCCACAGTCCGTTCCCATGCCCACCTGAGCATCACGATTCCACTGAACAAATGGGTCGAGTCGCTGAACGTGGCAGCAGCAGCAGCGATCGTGCTGTATCACGCGTCAAGCCTTCCGATTGAAGAATAG
- a CDS encoding helix-turn-helix transcriptional regulator — protein MSHIGPLIRAWRTSRNCAESALAIRAGMPLPLLEEIEGEQIDPPHSLLQAVADGLGIPLSWLFIHPSQIELLCKDDEDDAEFLGMLEGADPVIDRMLRAAGHERTLFVLVTALLQSGDPKLLRAAEVSLRSLVKQAKQATVPWQSRPPGHFEPPSD, from the coding sequence ATGTCGCACATTGGACCGTTGATTCGAGCCTGGCGTACCTCCCGCAACTGTGCGGAATCCGCTCTGGCGATCCGTGCTGGCATGCCTCTTCCTCTTCTAGAAGAGATCGAGGGCGAACAGATCGATCCGCCCCATTCGCTTCTACAAGCGGTGGCGGACGGCCTTGGCATACCGCTTTCCTGGCTATTCATTCATCCCTCTCAAATCGAGTTGTTATGTAAGGATGACGAGGATGATGCGGAATTTTTGGGGATGCTTGAAGGGGCGGACCCTGTGATCGACCGCATGCTTCGTGCCGCCGGCCATGAGCGCACGCTGTTCGTTCTCGTCACAGCGCTGCTGCAGAGTGGCGATCCCAAGTTGCTGCGTGCGGCCGAAGTCAGTTTGCGAAGCCTCGTCAAACAGGCCAAGCAGGCGACCGTCCCATGGCAGTCGCGTCCACCGGGACATTTCGAACCGCCCAGCGACTAA
- a CDS encoding DUF433 domain-containing protein gives MSILARITVNPAQCGGRPCIRGMRIRVKDILDLLAAGVSTETILEDYPYLEKEDIQAALEFAAAQSDHVMLRAG, from the coding sequence ATGAGTATACTGGCGCGTATTACTGTCAATCCGGCCCAGTGCGGTGGTCGTCCCTGTATTCGTGGGATGCGGATTCGCGTGAAAGACATCCTCGACCTTCTTGCAGCTGGGGTGTCAACGGAGACCATCCTGGAGGACTACCCCTATCTTGAGAAAGAGGATATTCAGGCGGCCCTTGAATTTGCGGCGGCCCAATCCGATCACGTCATGCTCCGGGCCGGATGA
- the proC gene encoding pyrroline-5-carboxylate reductase gives MLQDCRIGFIGAGQMAEAIISGLLAAGLVSRDRITATDISPARCDIVRKAYGIATSTDNRQAIEHSTLICLCVEPQVLDDVLTPLAHRFTPQQLIISVAAGYPLARLAQFFGQQAKLARAMPNTPSGIRAGVTALCCSDHVDTQGQAQAVALFESIGKVSVVEERLMDAVTGLSGSGPAYVFMMIEALADGGVLMGLSRQTALLLAAQTVAGAAHMVLERGDHPAVLKDHVASPGGTTIAGLATLEAGALRATLINAVEAATRRSQELGRQGSSNH, from the coding sequence ATGCTTCAGGACTGTCGTATCGGGTTTATCGGAGCGGGCCAAATGGCCGAAGCGATTATCTCCGGTCTGCTGGCGGCAGGCCTGGTCTCGCGAGACAGAATCACGGCTACTGATATCTCGCCCGCCCGCTGTGACATTGTACGCAAGGCCTACGGCATCGCCACCTCGACCGACAACAGGCAGGCCATCGAGCATTCCACCCTCATTTGCCTCTGCGTAGAACCGCAAGTGCTGGACGACGTGCTCACGCCTCTGGCTCATCGGTTCACGCCCCAACAACTGATCATATCCGTTGCGGCAGGCTATCCATTGGCCCGGCTCGCCCAATTCTTTGGCCAGCAAGCGAAGTTGGCCCGCGCGATGCCGAACACACCCTCCGGCATCAGAGCCGGCGTCACGGCGCTCTGCTGCTCCGACCATGTCGACACGCAGGGACAGGCGCAGGCCGTGGCGCTGTTCGAGTCCATTGGCAAGGTAAGTGTCGTCGAGGAACGGCTCATGGATGCCGTGACGGGCCTAAGCGGCAGCGGCCCCGCCTATGTCTTCATGATGATCGAAGCCTTGGCCGACGGGGGTGTCTTAATGGGGCTTTCCCGGCAGACCGCGTTACTGCTGGCCGCCCAAACGGTCGCCGGTGCGGCCCACATGGTGCTGGAGCGCGGCGACCATCCTGCGGTCCTCAAGGATCATGTGGCGTCCCCCGGAGGCACCACGATAGCCGGCTTGGCCACACTCGAAGCGGGCGCGCTCCGCGCCACGCTGATCAATGCCGTGGAGGCGGCAACGCGGCGATCACAGGAACTCGGCCGGCAGGGCAGTTCCAACCACTAA